Genomic segment of Paenibacillus polymyxa:
AGTTGCTGTCAATGGTCCGCAACAATCCGCTTTTTCGGTCGGCGCTCAGCCGGGCTGAACTTATAACCGTAACGATCGGCGGGAATGATCTGCGCCCATACATCAGCGCCCTTGCTGGAGGTTCCGGCTTGTCGGGTTCTTCCATTCCGCAAGCGTTGAATCACACAAAAGAACATGTGCGCCAAATTGTACATGCCCTGTATCAGATAAAGTTCGGTCAGCGTGAGCCATTTATCATCCGAATGGTGGGATTATATAATCCTTTTCCAGGGGTGAGGGAGGCGGGAGTATATGTGCGCCAGTATAACTCGTTTCTCTATACATTGGGCGGACCAAATTACCGGGTGGCGAACATTTATCCCGCATTTGAGGGCTATGAACGGGCACTGCTTTCGTTAGATCGGGTGCATCCGAACAGTCGTGGTTATCGCGTGATTGCGGAAGAGCTGAATCGGCTTGGTTATGCGCCGTTACGGTGAGCGTGAGAGGATGCTTTGGATCGGACAACGTATATTAGAGAAAGAGGTTCATGATGGCAGTAGAAACTGACCATCATGAACCTCTTTTTCTGCATTTCGGCGTGCTAAACTTCCAATATAGCCTTCAGCTTGGTGCAGTCTTCCAGTAACTCGGGCAGCTGACCCAAAAATAGAAGGAGGGCTTTCACGTGAGCTATTTCCACGTTTTCTTCCGAGAGTTCACCCTTTAATCTGCTTAGGATTTGCACATATTCATTCCGGGCAGCTTCATTTAATTTAGTTTGTTTCAGAACCGTATCCATACGTTGCAGTGCATAGGAGATTTGTTTTCCCTTGGTCCAGATTTGATCAGAATCTTCATGGAATACGGAATCGCGGCCCCACATGATTTGATGTTGAACATCAGGGCTCAGCATTCCTTGTGCCAGCATATCCGTAATGCTGAGCATAAATTCAGCCAGTGTTTGCTGCTCCGTCCAGGACAGCTCTGAATCGCTCAATCGGAGGGAATTGACAATCATGCTTTTGACGACAAACTCAATATCATACGCATAGTCACGTATAGATTGTCCATAAGCATCAATTAAGAAATCAACCATCACGTTAGACAAATAAAGTTCAACACGATCAATGGCTTGTGCGATTTTTTCTTCCTTAGAACCGATTAAAGGGACGGAGTATACCAGTAAATGAACTTTATTCTTATAAATCCGGCCCAGCGCAATCAAATA
This window contains:
- a CDS encoding GDSL-type esterase/lipase family protein, which translates into the protein MAYHYTAIGDSLTTGAGTLLSGGFVPIYRRMAERHLRTPVSYENLGINGLTSQELLSMVRNNPLFRSALSRAELITVTIGGNDLRPYISALAGGSGLSGSSIPQALNHTKEHVRQIVHALYQIKFGQREPFIIRMVGLYNPFPGVREAGVYVRQYNSFLYTLGGPNYRVANIYPAFEGYERALLSLDRVHPNSRGYRVIAEELNRLGYAPLR
- a CDS encoding TetR/AcrR family transcriptional regulator — protein: MKKITSEDIIYAALSLFSEKGYDTTSVDEIARESGMVKASFYKYFQSKEELLLGTIVLIEKLLDADIKELYLKHQLPSREKLRQLYLIALGRIYKNKVHLLVYSVPLIGSKEEKIAQAIDRVELYLSNVMVDFLIDAYGQSIRDYAYDIEFVVKSMIVNSLRLSDSELSWTEQQTLAEFMLSITDMLAQGMLSPDVQHQIMWGRDSVFHEDSDQIWTKGKQISYALQRMDTVLKQTKLNEAARNEYVQILSRLKGELSEENVEIAHVKALLLFLGQLPELLEDCTKLKAILEV